The DNA window GAACTGGCGAGCATTGTCGCGGCCGCGATGACCAGGCACGGGGTAGCCCGCGGCGGACTTGGCATCGAGGTCACCGAAAGCGCCGTGATCCCCGACGCGGATTTCGCCGAGTCCGTGCTTGGTTCGCTGCGCTCCTTGGGGGTATCAATTGCCTTGGACGACTTCGGTACGGGTCAGTCCTCGTTGTCGCAACTGGGAGCCCTGCCCATCGATGTGGTGAAAATCGACAAGTCCTTCGTGATTCCCGCACAGGGCGATCCCCACGCCTTGCGACTGCTTGCATCGATCGCCGGGGTGTGTCGAGCCCTGGATTTGCCGGTCATCGCCGAGGGCGTGGAGAGCGCCGACGCAGTCACCAACCTGGTCGCAATGGGAGTCAAGTTCGCGCAGGGATATCACTTCTCCCGTCCGGTACCACCAGAGGAGTTCGCAGAGCTCCTGCGAACACACGTCCCGAAGCAACGACCGCTGCCGACGGGTCCGCGCAGACAGGCTTCAGCGGCCTCGTAGTCGGGCGGCGGCCCGCGCTTTGGCTTGGTTCCGCAGACCGATGCGGGTGAGCAGTGGGTCAAGGACGACAGATAATCGCGGCGCGACTCCTGCCAGCCGCGCCAGGGCCTCGCGACTGCGCGGTAGTCCGAGCTCCAAGGGTTGGTTCACCATCACGTGATCGACAATCGCGGTTACCACATCATCGGTGGTGAGCGCCTTGCTGCCGGAGAAGGTCAGTGCTGCCCCCGGGTGGTCGAGCTGCACATCCAGCATCGGAGTCTGCACAGCATCTGGATAGATAACGGTCAGGGCGATGCCGCGTTTGCGCAGTTCTATAGCGGTAGCCAACGAGAAGCCGCGAACGGCGAACTTGGATCCGGAGTAGAGCGCCAGTCCCGGAGGCGGGGCGAGTCCAGCCAACGACGACATATTGATGATGTGGCCGCCGCCCTGACGAATCATCGCGACAGCGGCGGCTTGCGTTCCCAACATCACGCCCTTGACATTGATATCGATGTGATTGTCGATGTCGGTGTCGGTCATCTCTTCAATCGTGGTCACCTTGAGATAGCCGGCGATGTTGCAGCACACGTCGATGCCGCCGAACTCCCCAACGGTCTGCGCGATGGCCTTGTCCCAGTCCGTGCGACTGCGCACGTCCAAGCGCCTGCGAATCATTCTGCCGGCGGGCTGGCTGGCCGGTTGCGGGATGTCAATACCAGCCTCGTTGATGTCGCAGGCGACGACGTTGTGACCATTGAGGAAGAGTCTCGTCGCCAAGGCGGCGCCGATTCCGCTGGCA is part of the Candidatus Nanopelagicales bacterium genome and encodes:
- a CDS encoding SDR family oxidoreductase, with translation MKQLGKGQLGQRTVIVTGAASGIGAALATRLFLNGHNVVACDINEAGIDIPQPASQPAGRMIRRRLDVRSRTDWDKAIAQTVGEFGGIDVCCNIAGYLKVTTIEEMTDTDIDNHIDINVKGVMLGTQAAAVAMIRQGGGHIINMSSLAGLAPPPGLALYSGSKFAVRGFSLATAIELRKRGIALTVIYPDAVQTPMLDVQLDHPGAALTFSGSKALTTDDVVTAIVDHVMVNQPLELGLPRSREALARLAGVAPRLSVVLDPLLTRIGLRNQAKARAAARLRGR